In the Neisseria sp. KEM232 genome, AGTATGTTCACGGCGATGGATGTGCCGTAAAACAGGTTGGGCGCGAGGGCAATGACGGTTTCGATGTAGTTGCCGTCGACAAGGTATTGGCGGATTTTCTGCTCTGCTCGACCACGATAGAAAATGCCGGGGAAGGTTACGATGGCGGCGCGGCCTTTGGCGGAAAGGTAGGACAGTGCATGCATGATAAAGGCGAAATCTGCATAAGATTTTGGCGCGAGCACGCCGGCGGGGGCAAAGCGGTCGTCGTTAATCAGCGTGGGATCGTCGTCGCCTATCCATTTGACGGAATACGGCGGATTGGACACGACGGCATCAAAGGGGCGGTCGTTTTTAAGCTGCGGATTGAGCAGGGTGTCGCCCAGCTCGATGCTGAATTTGTCGTAGTTGATGTTGTGCAGAAACATATTCATGCGGGCGAGGTTGTAGGTGGTGTGGTTGATTTCCTGCCCGAAGAAGCCTTCTTCGATGATGTGTTCGTCAAACTGTTTTTTGGCTTGCAGCAGCAGCGAGCCGGAGCCGCAGGCGGGGTCGTAGATTTTGTTGACGGTTTTTTGCCCGTGCAGCGCAAGGCGGGCGATAAGCTTGGAGACGTTTTGCGGTGTGAAAAATTCGCCGCCGGATTTGCCTGCGTTGGCGGCGTAGTTGGAAATCAGAAATTCGTAAGCATCGCCGAACAGGTCGATGTGGTTGTCTTCAAAGCGGCCGAAATCCAGATCTGCCACGCCTTTGAGCACGGCGGCAAGGCGTTGGCTTTTTTCTTTCACGGTGCTGCCCAGCCGTGTGCTGGTGGTGTCGAAATCGGCAAACAGGCCTTTGAGGGCTCGTTCGGATTTGTGGCCGTTGGCGGAATTTTCGATTGAATCGAAAACGGCTTTGAGCTGGGTATTGAGGTTTTCGTTGCTGTTGGCAGTGTTGACGACGTTGGCAAAAAGCTGGCTGGGGGCGATGAAATAGCCTTTGGTTTTGACCGCATCTTCGCGGATTTCGGCGGGAATGTCGCCGTCGCTCATGGCGGCATAGTTCACGCTTTCGTCACCCGCTTCGATGTAGGCGGTGAAATTTTCGCTGATAAAGCGGTAAAACAGTGCGCCGAGCACGTATTGTTTGAAGTCCCAGCCGTCCACCGAGCCGCGTACATCGTTGGCGATTTGCCAGATGCGGCGTTGGAGTTCGGCGCGTTGTCGGATGCCGTCAGTCATAAAAAACCTTTCTGAAATCATGTTGGTATCGTATTCGGAGGCCGTCTGAAAGTTTCAGACGGCCTCTTTATCTATACAAAAGCGCGGCTATTTCTCGGCCACGTGGCAGGGAATGCCCGCTTCTTCGAGCTGTTTGGCCACTGGGGCGGCGGGGGCTTCGTCGGTGAAGACGCCGTCGAACTCGGTAACCGAGGCCATGCG is a window encoding:
- a CDS encoding type I restriction-modification system subunit M, translating into MTDGIRQRAELQRRIWQIANDVRGSVDGWDFKQYVLGALFYRFISENFTAYIEAGDESVNYAAMSDGDIPAEIREDAVKTKGYFIAPSQLFANVVNTANSNENLNTQLKAVFDSIENSANGHKSERALKGLFADFDTTSTRLGSTVKEKSQRLAAVLKGVADLDFGRFEDNHIDLFGDAYEFLISNYAANAGKSGGEFFTPQNVSKLIARLALHGQKTVNKIYDPACGSGSLLLQAKKQFDEHIIEEGFFGQEINHTTYNLARMNMFLHNINYDKFSIELGDTLLNPQLKNDRPFDAVVSNPPYSVKWIGDDDPTLINDDRFAPAGVLAPKSYADFAFIMHALSYLSAKGRAAIVTFPGIFYRGRAEQKIRQYLVDGNYIETVIALAPNLFYGTSIAVNILVLSKHKTDTQIQFIDASELFKKETNNNVLTEEHISRIMQLFADKTDVPHVVKMAGYDIIKANDYNLAVSSYVEAKDTREKINIAELNAEIQTTVAKIAKLRAEIDKIVAEIGQAE